The following proteins come from a genomic window of Panthera leo isolate Ple1 chromosome E2, P.leo_Ple1_pat1.1, whole genome shotgun sequence:
- the GFOD2 gene encoding glucose-fructose oxidoreductase domain-containing protein 2 isoform X3, producing the protein MKMLPGVGVFGTGSSARVLVPLLRAEGFTVEALWGKTEEEAKQLAEEMNITFYTSRTDDVLLHQDVDLVCINIPPPLTRQISVKALGIGKNVVCEKAATSVDAFRMVTASRYYPQLMSLVGNVLRFLPAFVRMKQLIAEHYVGAVMICDARIYSGSLLSPNYGWICDELMGGGGLHTMGTYIVDLLTHLTGRRAEKVHGLLKTFVRQNAAIRGIRHVTSDDFCFFQMLMGGGVCSTVTLNFNMPGAFVHEVMVVGSAGRLVARGADLYGQKNSATQEELLLRDSLAVGAGLPEQGPQDVPLLYLKGMVYMVQALRQSFQGQGDRRTWDHIPVSMAASFEDGLYMQSVVDAIKRSSRSGEWEAVEVMTEEPDANQNLCEALQRNNLRSGLPWIHHGLVGIFPCDRIPGVLQGKVFSQGTRLKTSLTSRLP; encoded by the exons ATGAAGATGCTCCCAGGAGTGGGCGTGTTTGGGACCGGCAGCTCTGCCCGGGTTCTGGTCCCACTGCTGAGGGCAGAAGGGTTCACCGTGGAGGCCCTGTGGGGGAAGACTGAGGAGGAAGCAAAGCAGCTTGCCGAGGAGATGAACATCACCTTCTACACCAGCCGGACCGATGATGTCTTGCTGCATCAAGACGTGGATCTTGTGTGCATCAATATCCCCCCTCCACTCACCCGGCAAATATCTGTGAAGGCTCTAG GTATTGGGAAGAATGTGGTTTGTGAGAAGGCAGCAACTTCGGTGGATGCATTCCGGATGGTGACAGCCTCGCGCTACTACCCACAGCTGATGAGTCTGGTGGGGAATGTGCTGCGCTTTCTGCCTGCCTTTGTGCGCATGAAGCAGCTGATCGCGGAGCACTACGTGGGCGCGGTAATGATCTGCGATGCGCGCATCTACTCAGGCAGCCTGCTCAGCCCCAACTATGGCTGGATCTGCGACGAGCTTATGGGTGGTGGGGGCCTGCACACCATGGGCACCTACATCGTGGACCTGCTGACCCACCTGACTGGCCGGAGAGCTGAGAAGGTGCATGGGCTGCTCAAGACCTTTGTGAGGCAGAATGCAGCCATCCGTGGCATCCGACATGTCACCAGTGATGACTTCTGCTTCTTCCAGATGCTCATGGGTGGAGGCGTGTGCAGCACGGTAACACTTAACTTCAACATGCCAGGTGCCTTTGTGCACGAGGTCATGGTGGTGGGCTCTGCAGGACGCCTTGTTGCCAGAGGAGCTGACCTCTATGGGCAAAAGAACTCTGCCACACAAGAGGAGCTGCTCCTGAGGGACTCACTGGCTGTGGGTGCAGGGCTGCCCGAGCAGGGGCCCCAGGATGTTCCACTGCTCTACCTGAAGGGCATGGTCTACATGGTGCAGGCCCTGCGCCAGTCCTTCCAGGGGCAGGGGGACCGCCGCACGTGGGACCACATCCCTGTTTCCATGGCCGCCTCGTTCGAGGATGGGCTGTACATGCAGAGTGTGGTGGATGCCATCAAAAGGTCGAGCAGATCCGGGGAGTGGGAGGCCGTGGAGGTGATGACGGAAGAACCTGACGCCAACCAGAACCTATGCGAAGCTCTCCAACGGAATAACCT CAGATCTGGCCTGCCCTGGATCCATCATGGTCTGGTGGGCATATTCCCTTGTGACAGAATCCCAGGAGTCCTCCAAGGAAAAGTCTTTTCTCAGGGAACAAGACTCAAGACTTCCTTAACCTCAAGACTTCCCTGA
- the GFOD2 gene encoding glucose-fructose oxidoreductase domain-containing protein 2 isoform X5: MKMLPGVGVFGTGSSARVLVPLLRAEGFTVEALWGKTEEEAKQLAEEMNITFYTSRTDDVLLHQDVDLVCINIPPPLTRQISVKALGIGKNVVCEKAATSVDAFRMVTASRYYPQLMSLVGNVLRFLPAFVRMKQLIAEHYVGAVMICDARIYSGSLLSPNYGWICDELMGGGGLHTMGTYIVDLLTHLTGRRAEKVHGLLKTFVRQNAAIRGIRHVTSDDFCFFQMLMGGGVCSTVTLNFNMPGAFVHEVMVVGSAGRLVARGADLYGQKNSATQEELLLRDSLAVGAGLPEQGPQDVPLLYLKGMVYMVQALRQSFQGQGDRRTWDHIPVSMAASFEDGLYMQSVVDAIKRSSRSGEWEAVEVMTEEPDANQNLCEALQRNNL, encoded by the exons ATGAAGATGCTCCCAGGAGTGGGCGTGTTTGGGACCGGCAGCTCTGCCCGGGTTCTGGTCCCACTGCTGAGGGCAGAAGGGTTCACCGTGGAGGCCCTGTGGGGGAAGACTGAGGAGGAAGCAAAGCAGCTTGCCGAGGAGATGAACATCACCTTCTACACCAGCCGGACCGATGATGTCTTGCTGCATCAAGACGTGGATCTTGTGTGCATCAATATCCCCCCTCCACTCACCCGGCAAATATCTGTGAAGGCTCTAG GTATTGGGAAGAATGTGGTTTGTGAGAAGGCAGCAACTTCGGTGGATGCATTCCGGATGGTGACAGCCTCGCGCTACTACCCACAGCTGATGAGTCTGGTGGGGAATGTGCTGCGCTTTCTGCCTGCCTTTGTGCGCATGAAGCAGCTGATCGCGGAGCACTACGTGGGCGCGGTAATGATCTGCGATGCGCGCATCTACTCAGGCAGCCTGCTCAGCCCCAACTATGGCTGGATCTGCGACGAGCTTATGGGTGGTGGGGGCCTGCACACCATGGGCACCTACATCGTGGACCTGCTGACCCACCTGACTGGCCGGAGAGCTGAGAAGGTGCATGGGCTGCTCAAGACCTTTGTGAGGCAGAATGCAGCCATCCGTGGCATCCGACATGTCACCAGTGATGACTTCTGCTTCTTCCAGATGCTCATGGGTGGAGGCGTGTGCAGCACGGTAACACTTAACTTCAACATGCCAGGTGCCTTTGTGCACGAGGTCATGGTGGTGGGCTCTGCAGGACGCCTTGTTGCCAGAGGAGCTGACCTCTATGGGCAAAAGAACTCTGCCACACAAGAGGAGCTGCTCCTGAGGGACTCACTGGCTGTGGGTGCAGGGCTGCCCGAGCAGGGGCCCCAGGATGTTCCACTGCTCTACCTGAAGGGCATGGTCTACATGGTGCAGGCCCTGCGCCAGTCCTTCCAGGGGCAGGGGGACCGCCGCACGTGGGACCACATCCCTGTTTCCATGGCCGCCTCGTTCGAGGATGGGCTGTACATGCAGAGTGTGGTGGATGCCATCAAAAGGTCGAGCAGATCCGGGGAGTGGGAGGCCGTGGAGGTGATGACGGAAGAACCTGACGCCAACCAGAACCTATGCGAAGCTCTCCAACGGAATAACCTCTGA